From a single Vibrio sp. BS-M-Sm-2 genomic region:
- a CDS encoding 2-hydroxy-3-oxopropionate reductase: MSKIAFIGTGIMGKPMASNLQKAGHDIFLSDHFNEAPADLVAAGATVCHSPAEAAEAADVIILMVPNTPQVEEVLFGNNGVEQGLAAGGATGKLVIDMSSISPIATKAIAARINEGGASYLDAPVSGGEVGAINAALTIMVGGEQDAFDKARPLFEIMGKNITLVGDNGAGQTCKVANQIIVALNIEAVSEALVFASKAGADPARVRQALLGGFANSKILEVHGERMVEGTFDPGFRISLHQKDLNLALTGAQELGVALPNTANAQELFGECAEMGGEGWDHSALIQAIEKRSDHSIR; encoded by the coding sequence ATGTCTAAAATTGCATTTATCGGTACTGGCATCATGGGTAAACCTATGGCGAGCAACCTACAAAAAGCGGGCCACGATATCTTTTTATCAGACCACTTCAATGAAGCTCCTGCTGATCTGGTCGCAGCGGGCGCAACAGTCTGTCACTCACCCGCGGAAGCGGCAGAGGCGGCGGATGTCATTATCCTAATGGTGCCAAACACACCTCAAGTTGAAGAGGTACTGTTTGGTAACAACGGAGTAGAGCAAGGCCTAGCTGCCGGCGGTGCGACTGGAAAACTGGTTATCGATATGAGTTCAATCTCGCCTATCGCGACCAAAGCAATAGCAGCTCGCATCAATGAAGGTGGTGCTTCTTACCTAGATGCTCCGGTATCGGGTGGTGAAGTAGGTGCTATCAATGCCGCACTGACCATTATGGTTGGTGGCGAGCAAGACGCCTTTGACAAAGCCCGTCCGCTATTCGAAATCATGGGTAAGAACATCACGCTGGTGGGTGATAACGGTGCTGGCCAAACGTGTAAGGTTGCTAACCAGATCATCGTTGCACTGAATATTGAAGCGGTATCCGAAGCCTTGGTATTTGCCTCAAAAGCCGGTGCTGATCCAGCGCGAGTTCGTCAGGCACTACTAGGTGGTTTTGCTAACTCTAAGATCCTGGAAGTTCATGGCGAGCGTATGGTTGAAGGCACATTTGACCCAGGTTTTAGAATCTCGCTTCACCAGAAAGACCTGAACCTTGCGCTAACGGGCGCACAAGAGTTAGGTGTCGCACTACCGAATACGGCGAACGCTCAAGAGTTGTTTGGCGAGTGTGCCGAAATGGGCGGTGAAGGCTGGGACCACTCTGCGCTTATCCAAGCGATAGAGAAGCGTTCTGACCACTCTATTCGCTAA
- the hyi gene encoding hydroxypyruvate isomerase, with protein MAKFAANLSMLFTEVDFMDRFEAAAEAGFQGVEYLFPYAFDADEIKEKLVANNLEQVLFNLPAGDWDAGDRGIAVDPARVEEFQAGVTKAIAYAKALGCTQVNCLAGIVPQGVTQQDAQSAFVINLHYAANALAAEGISLVIEAINTRDIPGFFLNTTEQAKAIIKEVGSDNLSIQYDIYHMQIMEGDLTPTMQQNIGQIAHVQLADNPGRHEPGTGEINYPFVLNYLDELGYQGWVGCEYKPKTTTKEGLGWLHQYR; from the coding sequence ATGGCAAAATTTGCAGCAAACTTGTCAATGTTATTCACGGAAGTTGATTTTATGGATCGCTTTGAAGCCGCAGCAGAAGCGGGCTTTCAGGGCGTGGAGTACCTTTTCCCGTATGCCTTTGATGCGGACGAAATTAAAGAAAAGCTTGTCGCGAATAATTTAGAACAAGTGCTATTTAACCTACCTGCAGGGGATTGGGACGCCGGTGACCGTGGTATCGCGGTCGACCCAGCTCGAGTCGAAGAGTTTCAAGCGGGTGTAACTAAGGCGATTGCTTACGCTAAAGCGCTCGGTTGTACCCAAGTGAATTGTTTGGCAGGGATTGTTCCGCAAGGTGTGACCCAACAAGATGCGCAATCGGCGTTTGTGATTAACCTGCATTACGCGGCGAACGCGCTAGCAGCAGAAGGGATTAGCCTAGTGATTGAAGCGATCAACACGCGTGATATTCCGGGCTTCTTCTTAAATACCACTGAGCAAGCTAAAGCGATCATTAAAGAGGTAGGGAGCGATAACCTTTCTATCCAATACGATATTTATCACATGCAAATTATGGAAGGCGATTTAACGCCGACTATGCAACAAAACATTGGCCAAATCGCGCACGTTCAACTGGCTGACAATCCAGGTCGACACGAACCGGGGACGGGAGAAATCAATTACCCATTCGTGCTCAATTATCTTGATGAGCTTGGCTATCAAGGCTGGGTGGGCTGCGAGTACAAGCCCAAAACAACGACTAAAGAAGGCCTTGGTTGGCTACACCAGTACCGTTAA
- the gcl gene encoding glyoxylate carboligase: MAIMKAIEAAVEVLKREGVDIAFGVPGAAINPMYAAMKKLGGIEHVLARHVEGASHMAEGYTRTNQGNIGVCIGTSGPAGTDMITGLYSASADSIPILCITGQAPRARLHKEDFQAVDIESIAKPVTKWATTVLEPAQVPRAFQKAFHLMRSGRPGPILIDLPIDVQLAEIEFDIDTYEPLEPYKPQATRAQVEKALTMMSQSEKPLIVSGGGVINAGASELLQQFAEITGVPVIPTLMGWGSIPDDHDLMAGMVGLQTSHRYGNETMLNSDFVFGVGNRWANRHTGSVDVYTEGRKFVHVDIEPTQIGRVFCPDLGIVSDAKAALELMVEVAQEWRDAGKLPNRNAWASECQERKSTMLRKTNFDEAPMKPMRVYEEMNKAFGRDTCYVSTIGLSQIAAAQFLHVYKPRNWINCGQAGPLGWTTPAALGVRAADPNRDIVAISGDYDFQFMIEELAVGAQFNLPYIHVLVNNSYLGLIRQAQRQFDIDYCVQLAFDNQNAPELEGYGVDHVAVVEGLGCKAIRVREPEQIAAAFEQAKELMNKHKVPVVVELILERVTNIAMGVEINAINEFEPLAESRGDAPTALAYK, translated from the coding sequence ATGGCAATTATGAAAGCGATTGAAGCAGCGGTAGAAGTGCTTAAACGTGAAGGCGTAGACATCGCATTTGGTGTTCCCGGCGCAGCAATAAACCCTATGTATGCGGCTATGAAAAAGCTCGGAGGAATCGAACACGTCTTAGCTCGTCACGTAGAGGGTGCATCCCATATGGCTGAAGGGTACACGCGTACCAATCAAGGTAATATTGGTGTGTGTATTGGCACCTCTGGTCCTGCGGGCACGGATATGATCACGGGTCTGTATTCTGCATCTGCAGATTCGATTCCAATTCTATGTATCACAGGCCAAGCGCCACGTGCTCGTCTTCATAAAGAAGATTTTCAAGCGGTCGACATTGAATCTATCGCTAAGCCAGTAACAAAGTGGGCAACCACGGTGCTGGAACCTGCACAAGTGCCACGCGCATTCCAAAAAGCGTTTCATTTAATGCGTTCGGGTCGTCCAGGCCCAATCCTGATTGACCTGCCTATCGATGTTCAGCTGGCTGAAATTGAGTTTGATATCGATACCTATGAACCGCTAGAACCATATAAGCCACAAGCAACACGTGCGCAGGTTGAGAAAGCACTAACCATGATGTCTCAATCTGAGAAACCACTGATTGTATCTGGTGGTGGCGTAATTAACGCTGGCGCATCTGAGTTGCTGCAGCAGTTTGCAGAAATCACGGGTGTACCGGTTATCCCAACCTTGATGGGCTGGGGTTCTATCCCAGATGATCACGACTTAATGGCCGGCATGGTGGGGCTACAAACTTCCCACCGTTACGGTAACGAAACCATGCTCAACTCTGATTTTGTATTTGGTGTAGGTAACCGCTGGGCAAACCGTCATACCGGCTCTGTCGATGTTTACACCGAAGGGCGCAAGTTTGTGCACGTTGATATTGAACCGACCCAAATCGGTCGAGTGTTCTGTCCCGACTTAGGTATTGTTTCTGATGCGAAAGCAGCACTTGAGCTAATGGTTGAAGTTGCTCAAGAGTGGCGTGATGCAGGCAAGCTGCCAAACCGAAATGCTTGGGCAAGTGAGTGTCAGGAACGCAAGTCGACCATGCTGCGTAAAACCAATTTCGATGAAGCACCAATGAAACCAATGCGTGTTTATGAAGAGATGAACAAGGCATTTGGTCGTGACACTTGCTATGTGAGCACCATTGGTTTGTCGCAAATTGCTGCTGCTCAATTCCTGCATGTTTATAAGCCGCGTAACTGGATTAACTGTGGTCAAGCTGGCCCATTGGGTTGGACAACCCCTGCGGCATTAGGCGTACGAGCGGCCGATCCAAATCGCGATATCGTTGCTATCTCTGGTGATTACGATTTCCAATTTATGATCGAAGAACTGGCGGTAGGTGCTCAATTCAACTTGCCATACATTCATGTGTTGGTGAACAACTCATACCTAGGTTTGATTCGCCAAGCACAGCGCCAATTTGATATCGATTATTGTGTACAACTGGCGTTCGATAACCAGAATGCGCCAGAGCTTGAAGGTTACGGTGTTGACCATGTTGCGGTTGTTGAAGGTTTAGGCTGTAAGGCGATTCGAGTTCGTGAACCAGAGCAAATTGCCGCTGCGTTTGAACAAGCCAAAGAGCTGATGAATAAGCATAAAGTCCCGGTTGTTGTTGAGCTAATTCTTGAGCGAGTAACCAACATAGCAATGGGTGTCGAGATCAATGCCATCAATGAATTCGAACCGCTTGCCGAAAGCCGCGGCGATGCCCCGACAGCGCTTGCATACAAGTAG
- the aceB gene encoding malate synthase A has translation MMNDVKEREEVQCMQVLGNMDNSEYKEILSKDALKFLEALVNKFGDRRHALLSDRDTKQAQYDEGELPNFRKDTISIRQNKEWKVAPPPPELLDRRVEITGPIERKMVINALNSGAKVFMCCFEDASSPTWANMVEGQINLRDANLGTISYFDEKKQKRYQLNDDPALLIARPRGIHLPEQSIQFNNQPIGGCLMDFALYFFHNYQSRAQQGLGVYYYIPKLESMEEAQWWDDIFSFTENYFHVPKGTIRATVLIETLPAVFQMEEILYAMRDHIVAMNCGRWDYIFSYIKTLKNHKDRILPDRHGIGMDQEFLNAYSQLLVRTCHARGALAMGGMSAFIPAKDPQEMARVTAKVIEDKQRESQNGHDGTWVAHPALVDLAMSIFDKHLDGKVNQMDFQSPEHVINADTLLKSCEGSRDEAGVRKNIRIALYYIEAWIQGYGCVPIYGLMEDAATAEISRANIWQWIHHGVTLDDGQTFTKQLFHSWLYQELDTIKHEVGDSRYAAGRFEETADLFYQLSTADEFAAFLTLPSYGLLQKSS, from the coding sequence ATGATGAATGACGTAAAAGAGAGAGAAGAAGTACAGTGTATGCAGGTACTCGGGAATATGGACAACTCCGAGTACAAAGAGATCTTGTCTAAAGATGCATTAAAATTCTTAGAAGCTCTTGTGAATAAGTTTGGAGATCGCCGTCATGCCCTGCTAAGTGACCGCGACACAAAACAGGCTCAATACGACGAGGGTGAGTTACCCAATTTCAGAAAAGACACTATCTCCATTCGCCAAAACAAAGAATGGAAAGTAGCACCACCACCACCGGAGCTACTGGATCGCCGCGTAGAGATCACCGGCCCAATCGAAAGAAAGATGGTGATCAACGCATTAAACTCAGGCGCGAAGGTCTTCATGTGTTGCTTTGAGGATGCGTCTTCCCCAACTTGGGCCAATATGGTCGAAGGGCAAATCAACCTAAGAGATGCCAACCTTGGCACCATTAGTTATTTCGATGAGAAGAAGCAGAAGCGTTACCAATTAAACGACGATCCTGCACTGCTGATCGCACGCCCACGAGGGATCCACCTTCCTGAGCAATCCATCCAATTCAACAATCAGCCTATCGGAGGTTGCTTGATGGACTTCGCCTTGTACTTTTTCCACAACTATCAATCACGTGCACAACAAGGTTTAGGCGTTTACTACTACATTCCAAAGCTAGAAAGCATGGAAGAAGCACAGTGGTGGGACGATATTTTCAGCTTCACCGAAAACTATTTCCATGTACCAAAAGGCACCATTCGCGCGACAGTATTGATCGAAACGCTACCAGCCGTATTCCAAATGGAAGAGATCTTGTACGCCATGCGTGATCACATCGTTGCGATGAACTGTGGCCGTTGGGATTACATCTTCAGCTATATCAAAACGCTGAAGAACCATAAAGACCGCATCCTGCCAGATCGTCATGGAATCGGCATGGATCAAGAATTCCTTAACGCCTACAGCCAACTGTTGGTGCGCACTTGTCATGCTCGCGGTGCACTGGCAATGGGTGGTATGTCTGCCTTTATTCCAGCAAAAGATCCGCAAGAAATGGCGCGTGTAACCGCCAAGGTTATCGAAGATAAACAAAGAGAATCTCAAAATGGTCACGATGGCACGTGGGTAGCGCATCCAGCATTGGTTGATTTAGCAATGTCGATCTTTGATAAACACCTTGATGGCAAAGTAAACCAAATGGATTTCCAAAGCCCTGAGCATGTGATCAACGCAGACACGCTATTGAAATCTTGTGAAGGAAGCCGCGACGAAGCGGGCGTACGTAAAAACATACGCATCGCGCTTTATTACATTGAGGCTTGGATCCAAGGCTACGGTTGTGTGCCTATTTACGGTTTGATGGAAGATGCCGCAACCGCTGAGATCTCAAGAGCCAACATCTGGCAATGGATCCACCACGGCGTCACACTTGATGACGGCCAAACTTTTACCAAACAACTGTTCCACTCTTGGCTTTACCAAGAGCTAGACACGATAAAACATGAAGTCGGAGACTCGCGTTATGCAGCTGGTCGATTTGAAGAGACAGCCGATCTTTTCTATCAACTTTCTACAGCCGATGAGTTCGCTGCCTTCCTAACTTTACCCAGCTATGGGCTACTACAAAAGTCCAGTTAG
- a CDS encoding heme-binding protein, with product MGSLTLQQALTIIDGTLKAGNKIHTEPLTVAVLDSGGKLISLQRQDGSSMMRPDIAIAKAWGALALGCSSRKLAQDADNRPAFISAVNVLAHGNMVPVPGGLLIRDKDKTVLGAIGVSGDISDIDESCAINGIGCAELFSDEMLQA from the coding sequence ATGGGAAGTTTGACTCTACAACAAGCGTTAACCATCATAGATGGAACCTTAAAAGCAGGAAACAAGATCCACACCGAGCCTTTGACGGTCGCCGTCTTAGACAGTGGTGGCAAGTTGATTTCTTTGCAACGTCAAGACGGCTCTAGCATGATGCGACCAGACATCGCTATCGCTAAAGCATGGGGAGCACTCGCACTGGGTTGTTCCTCTAGAAAACTCGCCCAAGATGCTGACAACAGGCCTGCATTTATCTCCGCCGTAAACGTACTCGCACACGGTAATATGGTGCCAGTACCAGGGGGCTTACTAATTCGAGACAAGGATAAAACGGTACTCGGTGCTATTGGGGTAAGCGGTGACATTTCAGATATAGACGAAAGCTGCGCCATCAATGGTATTGGGTGCGCGGAACTGTTCAGTGATGAAATGCTGCAAGCTTAA
- a CDS encoding MarR family winged helix-turn-helix transcriptional regulator, translating to MDAIDRVVEQWAKEKPELETEPMAMMGRIMRIAKYMETQVAELHKKYDMKLGEFDVLATLRRSGKPYRLTPSELIGSMMLTSGAMTNRLDKLEAKGLISREHSKEDRRSVSVQLTKDGLILIDQMMTEHVEMQKKLVKSMSASQKKNTNQLLKTWLSAYE from the coding sequence ATGGATGCTATCGACCGCGTAGTAGAGCAATGGGCAAAGGAAAAGCCTGAGCTAGAAACTGAGCCTATGGCAATGATGGGCCGGATTATGCGAATTGCCAAGTATATGGAGACGCAAGTTGCCGAGCTTCATAAAAAATACGACATGAAGCTGGGTGAGTTTGATGTGCTAGCCACCTTGCGACGTTCTGGAAAGCCTTACAGACTGACTCCGTCAGAACTGATCGGGTCGATGATGCTGACATCTGGCGCGATGACCAATCGCCTTGATAAGCTAGAAGCTAAAGGGTTGATCAGCCGTGAGCACAGCAAAGAAGACCGACGTAGTGTGAGTGTCCAGCTAACCAAAGATGGTCTCATTCTGATTGACCAAATGATGACTGAGCATGTCGAAATGCAGAAAAAACTGGTTAAATCCATGTCTGCGAGTCAGAAGAAGAACACTAACCAACTCCTGAAAACGTGGCTGAGTGCTTACGAATAG
- a CDS encoding DMT family transporter, with amino-acid sequence MNILLAMIPAFFWGTTYAVTQFTLQEWPPLLLGALRALPAGLLLLAVKPTLPKKGEWQIIFTLGLINIATFFGLIFVMALTLPSAISGVGMISVPVFAMIFHWVVKKQRPHLIQALSGIGLITLAWILFNPSQIALNPIGLGAMFAAIMCIVIGSSITKSLGNRMHWWKVLTWQLILGGTILSVASGVHAFIDPQPYVNAVTHFDTRNAMGLVWVIGLNTALGYGMYVWLLQRMSVVDFTFGGIANPVAGIVTGMVLMGESFTAVQYSLMTGMIVMSLLPQLILAIRQSKQIKPVTQ; translated from the coding sequence ATGAACATATTATTAGCAATGATCCCCGCGTTCTTCTGGGGAACAACCTATGCAGTGACGCAATTTACGCTACAGGAGTGGCCACCATTATTATTGGGTGCTTTGCGTGCGTTACCTGCTGGTTTGTTATTGCTAGCAGTAAAACCTACACTGCCTAAAAAAGGCGAGTGGCAAATCATTTTCACATTGGGCCTTATCAATATTGCGACCTTCTTTGGCTTGATCTTCGTAATGGCGTTAACGCTGCCTTCGGCCATCTCTGGTGTAGGCATGATCTCCGTGCCTGTATTTGCGATGATCTTTCACTGGGTAGTGAAAAAGCAACGCCCGCATTTGATTCAAGCTTTGTCTGGTATTGGTTTGATCACATTGGCGTGGATCCTGTTTAACCCAAGTCAAATCGCGTTAAACCCCATCGGTTTGGGAGCAATGTTCGCCGCTATCATGTGTATCGTTATCGGTAGCAGCATTACCAAATCATTGGGTAATCGCATGCACTGGTGGAAGGTATTAACGTGGCAACTGATTTTGGGCGGTACGATTTTATCCGTAGCTTCTGGCGTTCATGCATTCATCGACCCGCAGCCTTATGTTAACGCAGTGACTCATTTCGATACTCGTAATGCTATGGGGCTAGTGTGGGTGATTGGCCTAAACACAGCGCTGGGATACGGCATGTATGTGTGGTTACTGCAACGTATGTCAGTGGTTGATTTCACCTTCGGTGGTATTGCAAACCCAGTAGCTGGCATCGTAACTGGTATGGTTTTGATGGGTGAATCATTCACTGCAGTCCAATACTCGTTAATGACTGGCATGATCGTGATGTCGCTGCTCCCACAACTTATTTTGGCAATTAGACAGTCCAAGCAAATTAAACCTGTTACTCAATAG
- a CDS encoding LysR family transcriptional regulator gives MAKDLFSNLDLNLLRTFIILHQERNMRKASERLFVSQPAISKALQRLRDHFDDELFVKTHHGLRATEHANMLAESISPILDELSSALNSSNEFNPEELQGVIKVALSPYLLSSLSSKLFKAIRAEAPLVQVQLLNWSGTTMTDIINDEVHIGLNYEINHAPKELLQQPIAKDTFKGYVREDHPYENDYLEVKDGVNFELASVIAVDWNSHQSLAEKILKLKGHTANIGFRSELPSAVIDVVRNSDMIFPASKFLEIEQKTSLRAIKLLFDSADVQPTVCAYYHHKNRNSPVTLWLKKKLELLLNDN, from the coding sequence ATGGCAAAAGATCTATTCTCGAACTTAGATTTAAATTTACTTCGCACTTTTATCATTCTTCATCAAGAAAGAAACATGCGTAAAGCCTCCGAGCGCCTATTCGTATCTCAGCCTGCGATAAGTAAAGCTCTACAACGATTGCGCGATCATTTCGACGATGAACTATTTGTCAAAACGCATCACGGCTTACGAGCAACTGAACACGCGAATATGTTGGCTGAGAGTATTTCTCCGATACTCGATGAGCTTTCTTCTGCATTAAACAGTAGTAATGAGTTCAACCCTGAAGAGCTGCAAGGTGTGATTAAAGTCGCTCTCTCTCCTTATTTGCTTTCGTCCCTTTCCAGTAAACTTTTTAAAGCAATAAGAGCAGAAGCTCCCTTGGTACAGGTTCAGCTGTTGAACTGGTCTGGTACTACTATGACCGACATCATCAATGATGAAGTACATATCGGCTTAAATTATGAAATCAATCACGCGCCAAAAGAGCTGCTTCAACAGCCAATTGCGAAAGACACATTTAAGGGGTATGTACGAGAAGATCACCCCTACGAAAATGATTATTTAGAAGTCAAAGATGGCGTCAATTTCGAGTTAGCCTCTGTCATTGCTGTTGATTGGAATTCACACCAATCACTTGCGGAAAAGATTTTGAAGCTAAAAGGCCATACTGCCAATATAGGCTTTCGCTCCGAGCTACCATCAGCCGTCATTGATGTAGTTAGAAACTCAGATATGATTTTTCCGGCGTCAAAGTTTTTGGAGATCGAACAAAAGACCTCGCTCAGAGCGATTAAGTTGTTATTTGACAGTGCAGACGTTCAGCCAACCGTTTGTGCGTATTACCACCATAAAAACCGAAACAGCCCAGTCACATTATGGCTCAAGAAAAAACTCGAGCTATTGCTCAATGATAACTAG
- a CDS encoding DUF1254 domain-containing protein: MIKSKLKAIALASSIFISHQVLATENYNTDIPLSIMTPDTVQTSIGELNFKDGAPTPETAQKLYDNLDTLRSTEVFLNAIPMASIEALRIGHTEIGSTSSNQVVVFDNLMDSNPLFLTGNTDTVYASVFLDLEKDGPTVIEVPEGMGPTTVNDAFFRFVTDLGIVGPDKGKGGNYLILPPGYKGEVPEGYFVSQSTSYTNWFIARGFLKDGKTDAAVKAYKEKLKIYPLAKKDDQPKMEFISGSGKPFNTIHANDEHFYKEIKTVLDKEPISFIDPELRGLMSSIGIQKNKPFAPDERMQKLMKDGVAIGNATARSLYFQPRDKKAYIYEDRLWKTAFIGKDYQWLVDKGEGGRNLDARSYFFYVATVNTPAMALKLIEKGSQYALIDQEKGGEYFDGGKHYKLNIPANVPAKNFWSVVAYDTQTRSELQTSQPLPSKNNQRDDFIENEDGSVDLYFGPTAPKGKEANWIETVPGKGWFTVLRLYGPQEAWYDKTWKPSDIEEVKL; this comes from the coding sequence ATGATTAAGTCGAAGCTGAAAGCAATAGCGTTAGCGAGCAGTATATTTATCTCACACCAAGTACTGGCGACTGAAAACTACAATACCGATATTCCACTAAGCATCATGACTCCAGATACGGTGCAAACGAGCATCGGTGAATTGAACTTTAAAGATGGTGCACCAACTCCTGAAACCGCCCAAAAGCTCTATGACAACCTAGACACGCTTCGTTCAACAGAAGTTTTCCTCAATGCAATTCCAATGGCTTCAATTGAAGCACTTCGTATTGGACATACTGAGATTGGTTCAACATCATCAAACCAAGTGGTGGTTTTCGATAACCTGATGGATTCAAATCCTCTGTTTTTAACGGGCAACACCGATACCGTTTATGCTTCGGTTTTCCTAGACCTTGAGAAAGATGGCCCAACCGTCATTGAAGTGCCTGAAGGTATGGGGCCGACAACTGTCAATGATGCATTCTTTCGCTTTGTAACCGACTTAGGCATTGTCGGACCTGACAAAGGTAAAGGGGGTAACTACCTGATTCTACCTCCAGGCTATAAAGGTGAAGTACCAGAAGGCTACTTCGTTTCGCAATCCACCAGCTACACCAACTGGTTCATCGCTCGCGGATTCCTGAAAGATGGTAAAACCGATGCTGCAGTGAAAGCATATAAAGAGAAGCTTAAGATCTACCCACTAGCGAAGAAAGATGATCAGCCGAAAATGGAGTTCATCTCCGGTAGTGGCAAACCATTCAATACCATTCATGCGAACGACGAGCATTTCTACAAAGAGATCAAAACCGTATTGGATAAAGAGCCAATCTCGTTTATCGACCCAGAACTTCGCGGATTAATGTCGAGTATTGGTATTCAAAAAAACAAACCTTTTGCTCCAGATGAACGCATGCAAAAGCTAATGAAAGATGGTGTCGCAATCGGTAACGCAACAGCAAGATCACTGTACTTCCAGCCAAGAGACAAGAAGGCTTACATTTATGAAGATCGCCTATGGAAGACAGCGTTTATCGGTAAAGATTACCAATGGCTAGTGGATAAAGGTGAAGGCGGACGCAACCTAGATGCACGCTCTTATTTCTTCTATGTTGCAACGGTGAATACGCCAGCAATGGCCCTCAAGCTTATCGAAAAAGGCTCTCAATATGCACTGATCGACCAAGAGAAAGGCGGTGAATACTTCGATGGTGGTAAGCACTATAAGTTGAATATTCCAGCGAATGTACCAGCAAAAAACTTCTGGTCAGTTGTGGCTTACGACACGCAAACACGCTCAGAGCTGCAAACCAGTCAACCGCTGCCAAGTAAGAATAACCAGCGTGATGATTTTATTGAAAATGAAGATGGCTCAGTGGATTTGTACTTTGGCCCTACCGCTCCAAAAGGAAAAGAAGCGAACTGGATAGAAACCGTTCCAGGCAAAGGTTGGTTTACCGTGCTAAGACTCTATGGCCCACAAGAAGCATGGTATGACAAGACATGGAAACCAAGCGACATTGAAGAGGTAAAGCTTTAA
- a CDS encoding LysR substrate-binding domain-containing protein produces MKNTIDLNLYRFLDLLHEQQSQAKVCHILDISRATFNRHLAEGRDLFANELFIATKGIYAPTLFTTQLMLVVKEPLEKLEQAQQISQSFIGTDSNIEYVFHAANPLSTLFTVPLLQGLTNEESKPKISMMDWSLDGVEFPKAGTLAIGVSGYPNELNDRIVERKVGSLDLFAYVADAHPLAKNETIDLTQLETFDTVRVSMGSLDGNSYYERLKKRTGLVLQQKLTVASVFSALECVQVSQYVFVGFDMDSASIPSGLSKRPVLFNGKTVTFDVGIQYHRACYQHPIVKRIAQILSDSLKNS; encoded by the coding sequence TTGAAAAACACAATCGACCTAAATCTGTATCGATTTTTAGATTTGCTGCATGAGCAACAGTCTCAGGCGAAGGTGTGCCATATCTTGGATATTAGTCGAGCGACGTTTAATCGCCATTTGGCGGAAGGTCGAGACTTGTTTGCGAATGAATTATTCATCGCGACTAAAGGTATTTATGCACCGACCTTGTTCACTACTCAATTGATGCTGGTGGTGAAAGAACCGCTAGAAAAGTTAGAGCAAGCTCAGCAAATATCGCAGTCGTTTATTGGTACCGATTCGAATATTGAATATGTTTTTCATGCAGCTAACCCTTTGAGCACACTGTTTACGGTTCCCTTGTTGCAAGGGCTAACCAACGAGGAGTCTAAGCCCAAAATATCGATGATGGACTGGTCTCTAGATGGAGTCGAGTTTCCGAAGGCTGGTACTTTAGCGATTGGTGTTTCGGGTTATCCTAATGAACTTAATGATCGCATTGTGGAGCGTAAAGTCGGTTCGCTAGACTTGTTCGCTTATGTGGCAGATGCACATCCTTTAGCCAAAAATGAAACCATCGACCTCACACAACTAGAAACCTTTGATACGGTTCGTGTGTCTATGGGGTCATTGGACGGCAACTCATATTACGAGCGTTTGAAAAAACGCACAGGATTGGTGTTGCAGCAAAAGCTGACCGTTGCATCGGTCTTCTCTGCGTTGGAGTGTGTTCAGGTGAGCCAGTATGTGTTTGTTGGCTTTGATATGGATTCGGCCTCCATACCAAGCGGGCTCAGTAAACGGCCAGTGCTGTTCAATGGAAAAACGGTTACTTTCGATGTTGGTATTCAGTATCACCGTGCTTGTTATCAGCACCCAATAGTGAAGCGCATAGCGCAGATCTTAAGTGACAGTTTGAAAAACAGTTAA